The Bos javanicus breed banteng chromosome 11, ARS-OSU_banteng_1.0, whole genome shotgun sequence genome includes a window with the following:
- the TMEM214 gene encoding transmembrane protein 214 isoform X2 encodes MAAKTAGGGRWEVVKKGRRPGAGGSGKGGGGDRRALGEANGVWKYDLTPPIQTTSTLYERGFEKIMKRQNKEQVPPPAVEPKKPGNKKQAKKVATLTNQNQKQGRFRSLEEALKALDLADLQKELDKSQSVFSGNPSVWLKDLASYLNYKLQVPPSEPTLSQHPHDYPYSLVSRELRGIIRGLLAKAAGSLELFFDHCLFTMLQELDKTPGESLHGYRICIQAILQDKPKIVTTNLGKFLELLRSHQSRPAKCLTIMWALGQAGFTNLTEGLRVWLGIMLPVLGIKSLSPFAIAYLDRLLLMHPNLTKGFGMIGPKDLFPLLDFAYMPNNSLTPSLQEQLCQLYPRLKVLAFGAKPESTLHTYFPSFLSRATPGCPLEMKKELLRSLTECLMVDPLSTSVWQQLYPKHLSQSSLLLEHLLRSWERIPKKTQKSLQETIQSFKLTNQDLLRKGGGSNQDVVTCDSACKSLLQQARGFQLPWTRLLLLVLVFAIGFLCHDFRSHSSFQASLSGQLLQSSGVLPAGQQACTKIYSYSLQGYSWLEKTLPAWGSHLLTVVRPGLQLAWAHTNATVGFLSAHCASHLAWFGDSLANLFQRHPAAYVAHAA; translated from the exons ATGGCGGCGAAGACTGCTGGTGGGGGGCgctgggaggtggtgaagaagGGGCGGCGGCCTGGGGCCGGCGGCAGTGGTAAAGGCGGCGGAGGGGACCGCCGGGCGCTCGGGGAGGCGAACGGAGTGTGGAAGTACGACCTGACCC CTCCAATCCAGACGACAAGCACCCTGTATGAGCGGGGCTTTGAGAAAATCATGAAGCGGCAGAATAAGGAGCAGGTTCCACCTCCTGCTGTGGAGCCTAAGAAACCGGGGAACAAGAAGCAGGCTAAGAAGGTGGCGACCCTCACCAACCAGAACCAGAAGCAGGGCCGCTTTCGCAGCCTGGAGGAGGCACTGAAAGCT CTGGACCTGGCAGATCTGCAGAAGGAACTGGACAAGAGCCAGAGTGTGTTCTCTGGAAACCCATCCGTGTGGCTGAAGGACCTGGCCAGCTATCTCAACTACAAGCTCCAAGTACCTCCGAGTGAACCCACACTTAGCCAGCATCCTCACG ATTATCCCTACAGCCTGGTGAGCCGGGAGCTGCGTGGCATCATCCGAGGGCTATTGGCGAAGGCTGCGGGATCCCTGGAGCTCTTTTTCGACCATTGTCTATTCACCATGCTACAAGAACTGGATAAGACTCCAG GGGAGTCACTGCACGGTTACCGCATCTGTATCCAGGCCATTCTGCAAGACAAGCCCAAGATTGTCACCACAAACCTAGGCAAG TTCCTGGAACTGCTGAGGTCCCACCAGAGCCGACCAGCCAAGTGTCTGACTATCATGTGGGCCCTGGGTCAAGCAGGTTTTACCAACCTCACCGAGGGACTGAGAG TGTGGCTGGGGATTATGCTACCTGTGCTGGGCATCAAGTCTCTGTCTCCCTTCGCCATTGCATACCTGGATCGGCTGCTCCT GATGCACCCCAACCTCACCAAGGGCTTTGGCATGATTGGCCCCAAGGACCTCTTCCCACTTCTGGACTTTGCCTATATGCCCAACAACTCCTTGACTCCCAG CCTGCAGGAGCAGCTATGTCAGCTGTACCCACGACTGAAGGTGCTGGCATTTGGGGCAAAGCCGGAATCCACGCTGCATACCTACTTCCCCTCCTTCCTGTCCAGAGCCACCCCTGGCTGCCCTCTGGAGATGAAGAAAGAG CTCCTGAGAAGCCTGACTGAGTGCCTGATGGTGGACCCCCTCAGCACCAGCGTCTGGCAGCAGCTCTACCCCAAGCACCTGTCACAGTCCAG CCTGCTGCTGGAACACCTGCTCAGGTCCTGGGAGCGTATTCCCAAGAAG ACACAGAAGTCATTGCAAGAAACCATTCAGTCCTTCAAGCTTACCAACCAGGATCTGCTGAGGAAGGGCGGCGGCAGCAATCAGGATGTCGTCACCTGCGACTCGGCCTGCAAG aGTCTGTTGCAGCAGGCTCGGGGCTTCCAGCTGCCCTGGACACGGCTACTTCTGTTGGTGCTGGTCTTTGCCATAGGTTTCCTGTGCCATGACTTCCGGTCACACAGCTCTTTCCAGG CCTCCCTTTCTGGCCAGCTGCTTCAGTCATCTGGTGTCTTGCCTGCTGGCCAACAAGCATGCACCAAGATCTACTCCTATAGCTTGCAGGGCTACAG CTGGCTGGAGAAGACATTGCCAGCTTGGGGCTCCCACCTGCTGACTGTGGTGAGGCCTGGCTTGCAGCTGGCCTGGGCCCACACCAATGCCACCGTCGGCTTCCTTTCTGCCCACTGTGCCTCACACCTTGCCTGGTTCGGTGACAGCCTCGCCAACCTCTTCCAGAGG CATCCTGCTGCCTACGTGGCACATGCTGCTTGA
- the AGBL5 gene encoding cytosolic carboxypeptidase-like protein 5 isoform X4, with amino-acid sequence MELRCGGLLFSSRFDSGNLAHVEKVESVSNDGEGVAGGASASTSSIASSPDYEFNVWTRPDCAETEFENGNRSWFYFSVRGGTPGKLIKINIMNMNKQSKLYSQGMAPFVRTLPTRPRWERIRDRPTFEMTETQFVLSFIHRFVEGRGATTFFAFCYPFSYSDCQDLLSQLDQRFLENSPTHSSPLDTIYYHRETLCYSLDGLRVDLLTISSCHGLREDREPRLEQLFPDASTPRPFRFTGKRIFFLSSRVHPGETPSSFVFNGFLDFILRPDDPRAQTLRRLFVFKLIPMLNPDGVVRGHYRTDSRGVNLNRQYLKPDAVLHPAIYGAKAVLLYHHVHSRLNSQSPSEHQHSSHLPPDAPLSDPEKADSLQNRAHLGRSSSGDKPEAWTQTEVAEQKPNSVWITPQESAEVEQLAPDAIPPRESGVAYYVDLHGHASKRGCFMYGNSFSDENTQVENMLYPKLISLNSAHFDFQGCNFSEKNMYARDRRDGQSKEGSGRVAIYKASGIIHSYTLECNYNTGRSVNSIPAACHDNGRASPPPPPAFPSRYTVELFEQVGRAMAIAALDMAECNPWPRIVLSEHSSLTNLRAWMLKHVRSSRGLSTTVNMSISKKRGSRTPPRSNNGLPVSCSENTLSRARSFSTGTSAGGSSSSQQNSPQMKNSPSFPFHGSRPAGLPGLGSSTQKVSHRVLGPVREPRSQDRRRRQQPVTHRPTSSSLAPSPTPASSNLASSHMGSCLLPNSLSISVEPEDFSYLLFIHTPRLQELGNIRRN; translated from the exons ATGGAGCTGCGCTGTGGGGGATTGCTGTTCAGTTCTCGCTTTGATTCAGGGAACCTAGCCCATGTGGAGAAGGTAGAATCTGTGTCTAATGATGGGGAAGGAGTAGCGGGTGGGGCATCAGCCTCCACCAGCAGCATTGCCTCTTCCCCTGACTATGAATTCAATGTGTGGACCCGACCAGACTGTGCTGAAACGGAATTTGAGAATGGGAACAG GTCATGGTTCTACTTCAGCGTCCGAGGAGGAACTCCAGGGAAACTCATCAAGATCAATATCATGAACATGAACAAGCAAAGCAAGCTGTATTCCCAGGGCATGGCTCCCTTTGTGCGTACACTGCCCACTCGGCCACGCTGGGAACGAATTCGAGACCGGCCCACCTTTGAG ATGACAGAGACGCAGTTTGTGTTATCCTTCATTCATCGTTTTGTGGAAGGCCGTGGGGCTACCACCTTCTTCGCCTTCTGCTACCCATTCTCCTACAGTGACTGCCAGGATTTGCTAAGCCAGCTAGACCAGCGCTTTCTGGAGAACAGCCCTACCCACAGCAG CCCCCTGGATACCATCTATTACCACCGGGAGACCCTCTGCTATTCTCTGGATGGACTTCGTGTAGATCTACTGACGATCAGTTCCTGCCATGGGCTTCGAGAAGATCGAGAGCCCCGTCTAGAGCAGCTATTTCCTGATGCCAGCACCCCCCGACCATTCCGTTTCACAGGCAAGAGA ATATTCTTCTTAAGCAGTAGGGTACATCCCGGGGAGACTCCATCTAGCTTTGTCTTCAACGGTTTTCTGGACTTCATTCTTCGACCTGATGATCCCCGGGCCCAAACCCTACGTCGCCTGTTTGTCTTTAAGCTGATTCCCATGTTGAACCCTGATGGGGTTGTCCGGGGTCACTACCG CACAGACTCGCGTGGAGTGAATCTGAATCGCCAGTACCTGAAGCCTGATGCAGTCCTGCACCCAGCCATCTATGGGGCTAAAGCTGTGCTTCTCTACCACCACGTGCATTCCCGGCTGAACTCCCAGAGTCCCTCTGAGCACCAGCACAGTTCCCATCTCCCTCCTGATGCTCCCCTCTCTGACCCTGAGAAAGCCGACAGTCTCCAAAACAGAGCTCACCTTGGGCGCTCATCCAGCGGGGATAAACCTGAGGCGTGGACACAGACTGAGGTAGCCGAGCAGAAGCCCAACAGCGTGTGGATTACGCCACAGGAGTCAGCTGAGGTGGAGCAGCTGGCCCCCGATGCCATTCCCCCCAGAGAGAGCGGTGTTGCTTACTACGTGGACCTGCACGGACATGCTTCCAAAAGGGGCTGCTTCATGTATGGAAACAGCTTTAGTGACGAGAACACCCAG GTGGAAAATATGCTGTATCCAAAGCTCATCTCCTTGAACTCAGCCCACTTTGACTTCCAGGGCTGCAATTTCTCAGAGAAGAATATGTATGCCCGAGACCGCAGAGATGGCCAGTCTAAAGAGGGAAGCGGCCGGGTTGCAATCTACAAAGCCTCAGGGATAATCCACAG CTACACACTTGAATGCAACTACAACACTGGACGCTCAGTAAACAGCATCCCTGCCGCCTGCCATGACAACGGGCGTgccagcccccctcccccgccggcCTTCCCTTCCAGATACACTGTGGAACTGTTTGAGCAG GTGGGACGAGCTATGGCCATTGCAGCTCTGGACATGGCGGAGTGCAACCCGTGGCCCCGAATCGTGCTGTCAGAGCATAGCAGCCTAACAAACCTCCGGGCCTGGATGCTGAAACACGTGCGCAGCAGCCGAGGCCTGAGCACCACTGTGAACATGAGCATCAGCAAGAAGAGAGGCTCTCGAACTCCACCCAGAAGTAACAA CGGACTGCCTGTTTCCTGCTCTGAAAACACCTTGAGCCGTGCGCGAAGTTTTAGTACTGGCACAAGTGCTggtggtagcagcagcagccaacaaAATTCTCCACAGATGAAGAACTCCCCCAGCTTTCCTTTTCATGGCAGCCGGCCTGCGGGGCTGCCAGGCCTGGGATCTAGCACCCAAAAGGTCAGCCACCGGGTGCTGGGCCCCGTCAGAG
- the TMEM214 gene encoding transmembrane protein 214 isoform X1, translating to MAAKTAGGGRWEVVKKGRRPGAGGSGKGGGGDRRALGEANGVWKYDLTPPIQTTSTLYERGFEKIMKRQNKEQVPPPAVEPKKPGNKKQAKKVATLTNQNQKQGRFRSLEEALKALDLADLQKELDKSQSVFSGNPSVWLKDLASYLNYKLQVPPSEPTLSQHPHDYPYSLVSRELRGIIRGLLAKAAGSLELFFDHCLFTMLQELDKTPGESLHGYRICIQAILQDKPKIVTTNLGKFLELLRSHQSRPAKCLTIMWALGQAGFTNLTEGLRVWLGIMLPVLGIKSLSPFAIAYLDRLLLMHPNLTKGFGMIGPKDLFPLLDFAYMPNNSLTPSLQEQLCQLYPRLKVLAFGAKPESTLHTYFPSFLSRATPGCPLEMKKELLRSLTECLMVDPLSTSVWQQLYPKHLSQSSLLLEHLLRSWERIPKKTQKSLQETIQSFKLTNQDLLRKGGGSNQDVVTCDSACKSLLQQARGFQLPWTRLLLLVLVFAIGFLCHDFRSHSSFQASLSGQLLQSSGVLPAGQQACTKIYSYSLQGYSWLEKTLPAWGSHLLTVVRPGLQLAWAHTNATVGFLSAHCASHLAWFGDSLANLFQRLQTQLPDTLNQLLRSLRELLLFLYHSILLPTWHMLLEALAQIQEHCHEACRGEVTWDCMKTQLSEAAHWTWLRLQDTTVAFLDWALAMISQQ from the exons ATGGCGGCGAAGACTGCTGGTGGGGGGCgctgggaggtggtgaagaagGGGCGGCGGCCTGGGGCCGGCGGCAGTGGTAAAGGCGGCGGAGGGGACCGCCGGGCGCTCGGGGAGGCGAACGGAGTGTGGAAGTACGACCTGACCC CTCCAATCCAGACGACAAGCACCCTGTATGAGCGGGGCTTTGAGAAAATCATGAAGCGGCAGAATAAGGAGCAGGTTCCACCTCCTGCTGTGGAGCCTAAGAAACCGGGGAACAAGAAGCAGGCTAAGAAGGTGGCGACCCTCACCAACCAGAACCAGAAGCAGGGCCGCTTTCGCAGCCTGGAGGAGGCACTGAAAGCT CTGGACCTGGCAGATCTGCAGAAGGAACTGGACAAGAGCCAGAGTGTGTTCTCTGGAAACCCATCCGTGTGGCTGAAGGACCTGGCCAGCTATCTCAACTACAAGCTCCAAGTACCTCCGAGTGAACCCACACTTAGCCAGCATCCTCACG ATTATCCCTACAGCCTGGTGAGCCGGGAGCTGCGTGGCATCATCCGAGGGCTATTGGCGAAGGCTGCGGGATCCCTGGAGCTCTTTTTCGACCATTGTCTATTCACCATGCTACAAGAACTGGATAAGACTCCAG GGGAGTCACTGCACGGTTACCGCATCTGTATCCAGGCCATTCTGCAAGACAAGCCCAAGATTGTCACCACAAACCTAGGCAAG TTCCTGGAACTGCTGAGGTCCCACCAGAGCCGACCAGCCAAGTGTCTGACTATCATGTGGGCCCTGGGTCAAGCAGGTTTTACCAACCTCACCGAGGGACTGAGAG TGTGGCTGGGGATTATGCTACCTGTGCTGGGCATCAAGTCTCTGTCTCCCTTCGCCATTGCATACCTGGATCGGCTGCTCCT GATGCACCCCAACCTCACCAAGGGCTTTGGCATGATTGGCCCCAAGGACCTCTTCCCACTTCTGGACTTTGCCTATATGCCCAACAACTCCTTGACTCCCAG CCTGCAGGAGCAGCTATGTCAGCTGTACCCACGACTGAAGGTGCTGGCATTTGGGGCAAAGCCGGAATCCACGCTGCATACCTACTTCCCCTCCTTCCTGTCCAGAGCCACCCCTGGCTGCCCTCTGGAGATGAAGAAAGAG CTCCTGAGAAGCCTGACTGAGTGCCTGATGGTGGACCCCCTCAGCACCAGCGTCTGGCAGCAGCTCTACCCCAAGCACCTGTCACAGTCCAG CCTGCTGCTGGAACACCTGCTCAGGTCCTGGGAGCGTATTCCCAAGAAG ACACAGAAGTCATTGCAAGAAACCATTCAGTCCTTCAAGCTTACCAACCAGGATCTGCTGAGGAAGGGCGGCGGCAGCAATCAGGATGTCGTCACCTGCGACTCGGCCTGCAAG aGTCTGTTGCAGCAGGCTCGGGGCTTCCAGCTGCCCTGGACACGGCTACTTCTGTTGGTGCTGGTCTTTGCCATAGGTTTCCTGTGCCATGACTTCCGGTCACACAGCTCTTTCCAGG CCTCCCTTTCTGGCCAGCTGCTTCAGTCATCTGGTGTCTTGCCTGCTGGCCAACAAGCATGCACCAAGATCTACTCCTATAGCTTGCAGGGCTACAG CTGGCTGGAGAAGACATTGCCAGCTTGGGGCTCCCACCTGCTGACTGTGGTGAGGCCTGGCTTGCAGCTGGCCTGGGCCCACACCAATGCCACCGTCGGCTTCCTTTCTGCCCACTGTGCCTCACACCTTGCCTGGTTCGGTGACAGCCTCGCCAACCTCTTCCAGAGG CTACAGACCCAGCTCCCTGACACCCTGAACCAGCTGCTCCGTTCTCTGAGGGAGCTGCTCCTGTTTCTTTATCACAGCATCCTGCTGCCTACGTGGCACATGCTGCTTGAGGCCCTGGCCCAGATCCAGGAGCACTGCCATGAGGCATGCAG AGGCGAGGTGACTTGGGACTGCATGAAGACACAGCTCAGTGAGGCCGCTCACTGGACCTGGCTCAGACTACAGGACACCACAGTGGCTTTCTTGGACTGGGCACTTGCCATGATATCCCAGCAGTAG